A window of the Paraburkholderia sp. ZP32-5 genome harbors these coding sequences:
- a CDS encoding hydantoinase/oxoprolinase family protein produces the protein MSTEIKAVNGTANNAAPLVVGVDVGGTFTDLFVLDEAAGQARIVKVPSTRGEEARGFMHGIERVAGDTNAGAGSGARGASAIATIVHGTTVGTNALLERKIARTGIITTAGFRDVLEMRRRDRPATWGLRGDFTPVVPRNLRIEVDERVLADGTMHTDVDLQQVRAAAQALLDADCEAVCVFFVNAYANPLNEQRAVAAVRALWPNANVTAATEVLPEIREFERCSTATLNAALQPVVGSYLARLERDLQAQGFGGELLVVQSNGGIMSRQTASDVPVRTALSGPAAGVIACAAIARAAGFPNVVTGDMGGTSFDVSLVSGGEASLSAQTSIDFGMVVRSPMIQIETIGAGGGSIASVDAGGLLQVGPESAGSNPGPACYGRGNTRPTVTDANVLLGRIAADRPLGGGLLAKLDTQRAAEAIREHVAAPLGLDPFAAAEAILTVANARMAGAIRLVSIERGHDPRQFAYMPFGGGGALHVCAMMREVGTTTGIVPRYPGVTSALGCVIADMRHDSVQTLNQPLAALDIDDLRARVDTMAQACQQRLDSAGVRFDAVREAIELDMLYVGQSHTVRVPVVRDALDRTGIARAFESVYRDAFGRTLDGIPVRIMNLRYARIGVRPKFDLAVLAPQTREMPAPLGTQQVYHAGQWWQATRYERLALPVDARVSGPAILEQSDTTIWLEPGFSARVDALGNLLITRDAC, from the coding sequence ATCAAAGCGGTCAACGGCACGGCGAATAATGCGGCGCCGCTCGTCGTCGGTGTGGATGTCGGCGGTACTTTCACCGATCTGTTCGTGCTCGACGAAGCGGCCGGACAGGCGCGCATCGTCAAGGTGCCGTCGACGCGCGGCGAGGAAGCGCGCGGCTTCATGCACGGGATCGAACGCGTGGCCGGCGATACGAACGCGGGCGCAGGTAGCGGCGCGCGTGGTGCCAGCGCCATCGCGACGATCGTGCATGGCACCACGGTCGGCACCAATGCGCTGCTCGAACGCAAGATCGCGCGCACCGGCATCATCACCACCGCGGGCTTTCGCGACGTGCTCGAAATGCGCCGCCGCGACCGTCCCGCCACGTGGGGACTGCGCGGCGACTTCACGCCGGTCGTGCCGCGCAATCTGCGCATCGAGGTCGATGAACGGGTGCTGGCCGACGGCACTATGCATACCGACGTCGATCTGCAGCAGGTGCGCGCGGCCGCGCAGGCGCTGCTCGATGCCGACTGCGAAGCGGTCTGTGTGTTCTTCGTGAACGCCTACGCCAATCCGCTGAATGAACAGCGCGCGGTCGCGGCCGTACGCGCGCTGTGGCCGAACGCGAACGTCACGGCGGCCACCGAAGTGCTGCCCGAGATCCGCGAATTCGAACGCTGCTCGACGGCCACGCTGAACGCCGCGCTGCAGCCAGTGGTCGGCAGCTATCTCGCGCGCCTCGAACGCGATCTGCAGGCACAGGGCTTTGGTGGCGAACTGCTGGTCGTGCAGAGCAACGGCGGCATCATGTCCCGCCAGACCGCGAGCGACGTGCCGGTGCGCACCGCGCTGTCGGGACCCGCGGCCGGCGTGATCGCCTGCGCGGCGATCGCGCGCGCCGCGGGCTTTCCGAACGTCGTGACGGGCGATATGGGCGGCACGTCGTTCGACGTGTCGCTGGTGTCGGGCGGCGAAGCGTCGTTGTCGGCGCAGACTTCGATCGACTTCGGCATGGTGGTGCGCTCGCCGATGATCCAGATCGAGACCATCGGCGCCGGCGGCGGCTCGATCGCGTCGGTCGATGCGGGCGGGCTGCTGCAGGTCGGCCCCGAATCGGCGGGCAGCAATCCGGGCCCCGCGTGCTACGGACGTGGCAATACGCGCCCGACCGTCACCGATGCGAACGTGCTGCTTGGCCGCATCGCCGCGGACCGTCCGCTCGGTGGCGGCCTGCTCGCGAAGCTCGATACGCAGCGTGCCGCCGAGGCCATTCGCGAGCACGTGGCCGCGCCGCTCGGGCTCGATCCGTTCGCGGCGGCCGAGGCGATTCTGACGGTGGCCAACGCGCGCATGGCCGGCGCGATTCGTCTCGTGTCGATCGAACGCGGGCACGATCCGCGCCAGTTCGCCTATATGCCGTTCGGCGGCGGCGGCGCGCTGCACGTGTGCGCGATGATGCGCGAAGTCGGCACGACCACCGGCATCGTGCCGCGCTATCCGGGCGTGACCTCGGCGCTCGGCTGCGTGATCGCGGACATGCGCCACGACAGCGTGCAGACGCTGAACCAGCCGCTCGCCGCGCTCGACATCGACGATCTGCGCGCGCGCGTCGATACGATGGCGCAAGCGTGCCAGCAGCGTCTCGACTCGGCGGGCGTGCGCTTCGACGCGGTGCGCGAGGCGATCGAACTCGACATGCTGTACGTGGGGCAAAGCCATACCGTGCGTGTGCCGGTGGTGCGCGACGCGCTCGATCGCACGGGTATCGCGCGCGCGTTCGAGAGCGTCTACCGTGACGCGTTCGGCCGCACGCTCGACGGCATTCCGGTCCGCATCATGAATCTGCGCTATGCACGCATCGGCGTGCGTCCGAAGTTCGATCTCGCGGTGCTCGCGCCGCAGACGCGCGAGATGCCGGCGCCGCTCGGCACGCAGCAGGTCTATCACGCCGGACAGTGGTGGCAGGCGACGCGCTACGAGCGGCTTGCGCTGCCGGTCGATGCGCGCGTAAGCGGTCCGGCCATTCTCGAACAATCGGACACGACGATCTGGCTGGAGCCGGGATTCTCCGCGCGCGTGGATGCGCTCGGTAATCTGCTGATCACCCGCGACGCTTGCTGA
- a CDS encoding cysteine hydrolase family protein: MSAHDLFVDTRRTALVIVDLQHDFIGAGGAYDRGGAVAPAARALPARIAPLARELKARGGYVATSQFTLWPDAHGEPMISPHLKQLRPFLARGDFVAGSPGHATVPELACYADASVSKVAYSAFFNTQLDWLLRRAGIDTVAICGIVTNGGVASTVRDAHMRDYRVLVLADGCAAPTEAAHDAALTDLRSVADVMSCEAFAGRLAS; the protein is encoded by the coding sequence ATGAGCGCACATGACCTCTTTGTCGACACGCGGCGCACCGCGCTCGTGATCGTCGATCTGCAACATGACTTCATCGGCGCGGGCGGCGCGTACGACCGTGGCGGCGCGGTCGCGCCCGCGGCGCGCGCGCTGCCTGCGCGCATCGCGCCGCTTGCCCGTGAACTGAAGGCGCGCGGCGGCTACGTCGCGACCAGCCAGTTCACGTTGTGGCCCGACGCGCATGGCGAGCCGATGATCTCGCCGCATCTGAAGCAGTTGCGCCCGTTCCTCGCGCGCGGCGATTTCGTGGCCGGCTCGCCGGGCCATGCGACCGTTCCGGAGCTGGCCTGTTACGCCGATGCGTCGGTATCGAAGGTCGCTTACTCGGCGTTCTTCAATACCCAGCTCGACTGGCTGCTGCGCCGCGCCGGCATCGATACGGTGGCCATCTGCGGGATCGTCACCAATGGCGGCGTGGCCAGTACGGTGCGCGATGCGCATATGCGCGACTATCGCGTGCTGGTGCTCGCGGATGGTTGCGCGGCGCCAACGGAGGCCGCGCATGATGCCGCGCTGACCGACTTGCGCAGCGTTGCCGACGTGATGTCCTGCGAGGCCTTCGCGGGCCGGCTCGCATCATGA